The following coding sequences are from one Streptomyces sp. NBC_01232 window:
- a CDS encoding Fur family transcriptional regulator, translated as MGSSVDTESSDWKSDLRQRGYRLTPQRQLVLEAVDALEHATPDEILVEVRKTASGVNISTVYRTLELLEELKLVSHAHLGHGAPTYHLADRHHHIHLVCRDCSEVIEADVDVAAEFTAKLRTAFGFETDMKHFAIFGLCRKCAAKQRADTP; from the coding sequence GTGGGGAGCAGCGTGGACACCGAAAGCTCTGACTGGAAGAGCGACCTGCGGCAGCGCGGATACCGGCTGACACCGCAGCGCCAGCTCGTGCTCGAAGCGGTCGACGCCCTGGAGCACGCCACCCCGGACGAGATCCTCGTCGAGGTGCGCAAGACCGCCTCCGGGGTCAACATCTCCACCGTCTACCGCACGCTGGAGCTCCTGGAGGAGCTGAAGCTGGTCTCGCACGCCCACCTCGGGCACGGGGCGCCCACCTACCACCTCGCCGACCGGCACCACCACATCCACCTGGTCTGCCGGGACTGCTCCGAGGTCATCGAGGCGGACGTGGACGTCGCCGCCGAGTTCACGGCGAAGCTCCGCACCGCCTTCGGCTTCGAGACCGACATGAAGCACTTCGCGATCTTCGGTCTGTGCCGCAAGTGCGCCGCCAAGCAGCGTGCCGACACCCCCTAG
- the mshA gene encoding D-inositol-3-phosphate glycosyltransferase, which produces MSQYVSRLSGRLAAARATRHDPPRLRLPAVGHHRKPRRVAMLSVHTSPLHQPGTGDAGGMNVYIVELAKRLAAINIEVEIFTRATTGGLPPVVELAPGVLVRHVDAGPYEGLAKEELPAQLCAFTHGVMQAWAGHRPGYYDLVHSHYWLSGHVGWLAAERWGVPLVHAMHTMAKVKNAAMAEGDTPEPAARVIGETQIVAAADRLIANTAEEADELVRHYEADPGKVAVVHPGVNLDRFTVGDGRAAARARLGLPQDAVIPLFAGRIQPLKAPDILLRATAVMVDRDPSLRRRLFVPVVGGPSGSGLAKPEGLQKLAAKLGIADLVHFHPPVAQDGLADWFRAASVLVMPSYSESFGLVAIEAQAAGTPVLAAEVGGLPVAVNDGVTGILVPGHDPVDYARELRRFVDEPGLADRMGAEAARHAQFFGWDTAASGTADVYTAAMHDHRRRVRSHHG; this is translated from the coding sequence TTGAGCCAGTACGTGTCCCGCCTCAGTGGTCGACTCGCTGCCGCCCGTGCCACCCGCCACGACCCGCCCCGGCTGCGCCTGCCGGCCGTCGGCCACCACCGCAAGCCGCGCCGCGTGGCCATGCTCAGCGTGCACACCTCACCGCTGCACCAGCCCGGCACCGGCGACGCCGGCGGAATGAACGTCTACATCGTGGAGCTGGCCAAGCGGCTCGCCGCGATCAACATCGAGGTCGAGATCTTCACCCGGGCCACCACCGGCGGGCTGCCGCCCGTGGTCGAGCTGGCTCCCGGGGTCCTCGTACGGCACGTGGACGCGGGCCCGTACGAAGGCCTCGCCAAGGAGGAGCTCCCGGCCCAGCTGTGCGCCTTCACCCACGGCGTCATGCAGGCCTGGGCCGGCCACCGCCCCGGCTACTACGACCTCGTCCACTCCCACTACTGGCTCTCCGGCCACGTGGGCTGGCTCGCCGCCGAACGCTGGGGCGTCCCGCTCGTGCACGCCATGCACACCATGGCGAAGGTCAAGAACGCGGCGATGGCCGAGGGGGACACGCCCGAGCCCGCCGCCCGCGTCATAGGCGAGACCCAGATCGTGGCCGCCGCCGACCGGCTCATCGCGAACACCGCCGAGGAGGCCGACGAGCTCGTCCGGCACTACGAGGCGGACCCCGGCAAGGTGGCCGTCGTCCACCCCGGCGTGAACCTCGACCGCTTCACGGTCGGCGACGGGCGGGCCGCCGCCCGTGCCCGCCTCGGCCTGCCGCAGGACGCGGTCATCCCCCTCTTCGCCGGGCGGATCCAGCCGCTGAAGGCCCCCGACATCCTGCTGCGCGCCACCGCGGTCATGGTCGACCGGGACCCGTCGCTGCGCCGCCGCCTCTTCGTCCCCGTCGTCGGCGGTCCCAGCGGCAGCGGCCTCGCCAAACCGGAGGGGCTGCAGAAGCTCGCCGCGAAGCTCGGGATCGCCGACCTCGTGCACTTCCACCCGCCGGTCGCGCAGGACGGGCTCGCGGACTGGTTCCGGGCGGCGTCCGTCCTGGTCATGCCCTCCTACAGCGAGTCCTTCGGCCTCGTCGCGATAGAGGCCCAGGCCGCCGGTACGCCGGTGCTCGCCGCCGAGGTCGGCGGACTGCCCGTCGCCGTCAACGACGGGGTCACGGGGATCCTCGTACCCGGGCACGACCCGGTGGACTACGCGCGGGAGCTGCGGCGCTTCGTGGACGAGCCCGGGCTCGCGGACCGGATGGGCGCCGAGGCGGCGCGGCACGCGCAGTTCTTCGGCTGGGACACCGCTGCGAGCGGCACGGCCGACGTCTACACCGCGGCCATGCATGATCATCGTCGTCGCGTACGCTCCCACCATGGCTGA
- a CDS encoding RsiG family protein, protein MNTSGTSVPASPASVAAAAVRPPAQRTAETQGPQAPTTALGLPELRALRRDAQRDEADLSYVRRLLQGRIDILRAELARRTDPETPVVDRLSVILADAPSSRSASARHVTLGTPHSEEYRLLAAEMLSDVELSDLGARTDGELHDGMARLVRYEQQVSRRRQQLQRTVDDCSAEITRRYREGEAQVDDLLA, encoded by the coding sequence ATGAATACTTCTGGTACCTCCGTACCTGCATCACCCGCCTCCGTCGCAGCTGCCGCGGTCCGACCGCCCGCGCAGCGCACGGCCGAGACGCAGGGGCCGCAGGCCCCGACCACTGCCCTCGGGCTGCCGGAACTGCGCGCGCTGCGCCGCGACGCGCAGCGCGACGAGGCCGATCTGAGCTATGTGCGCAGACTGCTCCAGGGCCGCATCGACATCCTGCGCGCGGAGCTGGCCCGGCGGACGGACCCCGAGACGCCGGTGGTGGACCGGCTCTCGGTGATCCTCGCCGACGCCCCCTCCAGCCGCAGCGCCTCGGCCCGGCACGTCACGCTCGGTACCCCGCACAGCGAGGAGTACCGGCTGCTGGCGGCCGAGATGCTGTCCGACGTGGAGCTCTCGGACCTGGGCGCCCGTACGGACGGCGAACTGCACGACGGGATGGCGCGGCTGGTGCGCTACGAGCAGCAGGTCTCGCGCCGCCGCCAGCAGCTCCAGCGCACGGTGGACGACTGCAGCGCGGAGATCACCCGGCGGTACCGGGAGGGCGAGGCGCAGGTGGACGACCTGCTGGCGTAG
- a CDS encoding class I SAM-dependent methyltransferase, translating into MASRSTPPPSRAPGRPVGSVTRGTTNPNRLRRMDRWIAATHGAALRRAEAPVAVDLGYGAAPWTAVELLARLRDAAPRVRVVGIEIEPARVAGAKPYEREGLSFRHGGFEVPLDGGARPALIRAANVLRQYDEEQVTEVWARLCARLAPDGLLVEGTCDEIGRRHVWVALGPEGARTVTFATRLGSLERPSDLAERLPKALIHRNVPGEPVHAFLRDFDRAWAAAAPYASYGARQRWIRTARALAGDWPLVDGPRRWRQGELTLPWEALRPVG; encoded by the coding sequence ATGGCCTCCCGCAGTACCCCGCCCCCCAGCCGCGCGCCCGGCCGCCCCGTGGGCTCGGTGACCCGCGGAACGACCAATCCGAACCGATTGCGCCGAATGGACCGCTGGATCGCGGCCACCCACGGGGCCGCGCTGCGGCGCGCGGAGGCACCGGTCGCCGTCGATCTCGGCTACGGGGCCGCGCCCTGGACCGCGGTCGAGCTGCTGGCGCGGCTGCGGGACGCGGCTCCGCGGGTACGGGTGGTCGGCATCGAGATCGAGCCGGCGCGGGTGGCGGGGGCGAAGCCGTACGAGCGGGAGGGGCTGAGCTTTCGGCACGGCGGTTTCGAGGTGCCACTGGACGGCGGGGCCCGCCCGGCGCTGATCCGCGCGGCGAACGTTCTGCGCCAGTACGACGAGGAGCAGGTCACGGAGGTCTGGGCGCGGCTGTGCGCACGGCTGGCCCCGGACGGGCTGCTGGTGGAGGGGACCTGCGACGAGATCGGGCGGCGGCACGTGTGGGTGGCACTGGGTCCGGAGGGGGCGCGCACGGTGACCTTCGCGACCCGGCTGGGGTCCCTGGAGCGTCCGTCCGACCTGGCGGAGCGGCTGCCGAAGGCGCTGATCCACCGGAACGTGCCGGGCGAGCCGGTGCACGCGTTCCTGCGCGACTTCGACCGGGCGTGGGCCGCGGCGGCTCCGTACGCCTCGTACGGGGCGCGGCAGCGCTGGATCCGGACGGCACGGGCCTTGGCCGGCGACTGGCCGCTGGTGGACGGGCCGCGGCGGTGGCGGCAGGGGGAACTGACGCTGCCCTGGGAGGCGTTGCGCCCGGTGGGGTGA
- a CDS encoding DUF2516 family protein: MLMEGFDRGVIPFLGLAMLVLAVVAFVFALVAREDAYRAAGKQSKTFWLVILGVTVAVDFFLGMLFLQIAGLVATIVFFVDVRPALKQVSGGGGRRGGSSSDGPYGPYNGGR, encoded by the coding sequence ATGTTGATGGAAGGGTTCGATCGAGGGGTGATCCCGTTCCTCGGGCTCGCCATGCTGGTGCTCGCCGTTGTGGCCTTCGTGTTCGCGCTGGTGGCGCGGGAGGACGCGTACCGGGCGGCCGGCAAGCAGAGCAAGACCTTCTGGCTGGTCATCCTCGGCGTCACCGTGGCCGTGGACTTCTTCCTGGGAATGCTGTTCCTGCAGATCGCCGGCCTCGTCGCGACCATCGTGTTCTTCGTCGACGTGCGCCCTGCCCTCAAGCAGGTCTCGGGCGGTGGCGGCCGGCGCGGCGGCAGCAGCAGTGACGGGCCGTACGGGCCCTACAACGGCGGCCGGTGA
- a CDS encoding PP2C family protein-serine/threonine phosphatase, translating to MPVPVPRQRDTPATESGQAVLHTAAPAPAATGVAQATPHATALTLLVIEDDPAGGLTVPEILDADGHRIRLRTARNLTEAERLLTPDVNCILLDLSLPDTSARTPGAAANGTVNGTAGGTGNGTATATAVDRLVALRQVLRIAPRHAVLVLTDEDDAERAAEAVRVGAQDFLFRDELDGRLLSRAIRYAVERKRADIAQYKLAESKLRAQENARLERGLLPTPLLEGSDLRFAARYRPGRSRALLGGDFYDTVRTPDGTVHAMIGDVCGHGPDEAALGVELRIAWRALTLAGLCGDDLLATLQEVLEVERPCEEIFATLCTVDIAPDGRRAGLCLAGHPAPLISRPGRRAQLLPYENSGPALGLLPRARWPRRQVELGGSWSLMLYTDGLIEGHIGEGKERLGQDGMVDMINRHLDRGLSGEALLEASVTEARRLNGGELTDDVAVVLLSRAEG from the coding sequence ATGCCCGTACCCGTACCGCGGCAGAGGGACACCCCGGCCACGGAGAGCGGTCAGGCCGTTCTGCACACCGCCGCCCCGGCCCCGGCCGCCACGGGCGTCGCGCAGGCGACCCCTCACGCCACCGCGCTGACCCTCCTCGTCATCGAGGACGATCCGGCCGGCGGTCTCACCGTCCCCGAGATCCTCGACGCCGACGGCCACCGCATCCGGCTCCGCACCGCCCGCAACCTCACCGAGGCCGAGCGGCTGCTCACGCCCGACGTGAACTGCATCCTGCTGGACCTGTCCCTCCCGGACACCAGCGCCCGTACGCCGGGAGCCGCGGCCAACGGCACGGTCAACGGCACCGCCGGCGGCACGGGCAACGGCACGGCCACCGCCACCGCCGTGGACCGGCTGGTCGCCCTGCGCCAGGTCCTGCGCATCGCCCCGCGCCACGCCGTCCTCGTGCTCACCGACGAGGACGACGCCGAGCGCGCGGCCGAGGCCGTCCGCGTCGGCGCCCAGGACTTCCTCTTCCGGGACGAGCTGGACGGCCGGCTGCTGAGCCGCGCCATCCGCTACGCCGTGGAGAGAAAACGGGCGGACATCGCCCAGTACAAGCTTGCAGAATCGAAACTGCGCGCCCAGGAGAACGCCCGGCTGGAACGCGGTCTGCTCCCGACCCCGCTGCTGGAGGGTTCCGACCTCCGCTTCGCGGCCCGCTACCGCCCCGGCCGCAGCCGGGCCCTGCTCGGCGGTGACTTCTACGACACCGTCCGCACCCCCGACGGCACCGTCCACGCCATGATCGGCGACGTCTGCGGCCACGGCCCCGACGAGGCCGCCCTCGGCGTCGAGCTCCGCATCGCCTGGCGCGCCCTGACCCTGGCCGGCCTCTGCGGCGACGACCTGCTGGCCACCCTCCAGGAGGTCCTGGAGGTGGAGCGGCCGTGCGAGGAGATCTTCGCGACGCTGTGCACGGTCGACATCGCCCCGGACGGACGCCGCGCCGGCCTGTGCCTGGCCGGCCATCCGGCACCGCTGATCTCCCGGCCGGGCCGCCGTGCGCAGCTGCTCCCGTACGAGAACAGCGGCCCGGCCCTCGGGCTGCTGCCGAGGGCCCGCTGGCCGCGCCGCCAGGTGGAGCTCGGCGGGAGCTGGAGCCTGATGCTCTACACCGACGGCCTGATCGAGGGCCACATCGGCGAGGGCAAGGAACGCCTGGGCCAGGACGGGATGGTCGACATGATCAACCGCCACCTGGACCGCGGTCTGAGCGGTGAGGCCCTGCTGGAGGCCTCCGTCACCGAGGCGCGCCGGCTCAACGGCGGCGAGCTCACCGACGACGTGGCCGTGGTCCTGCTCTCCCGCGCCGAGGGCTGA
- a CDS encoding FABP family protein → MIQIPSDLNPGLVPLAFLLGNWEGAGVFDFPGEEKCNFGQEVVFSHDGRDFLEYTSHTWVLDAEGNKVRPLESESGYWRIDKDRKVEIVMVRDQGVVEVWYGELADQKPQIDLVTDAVARTAASGPYSGGKRLYGYVKSDLMWVGEKATPDVELRPYMSAQLKKVVTPEEVAEMARNLPDMPDDGIAFFR, encoded by the coding sequence ATGATCCAGATCCCGTCCGACCTGAACCCGGGCCTCGTCCCGCTCGCCTTCCTCCTCGGCAACTGGGAGGGTGCGGGAGTCTTCGACTTCCCCGGTGAGGAGAAGTGCAACTTCGGCCAGGAGGTCGTCTTCAGCCACGACGGCCGGGACTTCCTGGAGTACACCTCCCACACCTGGGTCCTCGACGCCGAGGGCAACAAGGTGCGCCCGCTGGAGTCGGAGTCGGGTTACTGGCGCATCGACAAGGACCGCAAGGTCGAGATCGTCATGGTCCGCGACCAGGGCGTCGTCGAGGTCTGGTACGGCGAGCTCGCCGACCAGAAGCCCCAGATCGACCTGGTCACCGACGCCGTCGCCCGCACCGCTGCCTCCGGCCCGTACAGCGGCGGCAAGCGGCTCTACGGCTACGTGAAGAGCGACCTCATGTGGGTCGGCGAGAAGGCCACGCCCGACGTCGAGCTGCGCCCGTACATGTCGGCCCAGCTCAAGAAGGTCGTCACGCCCGAGGAGGTCGCCGAGATGGCGCGCAACCTCCCGGACATGCCGGACGACGGCATCGCCTTCTTCCGCTGA
- a CDS encoding helix-turn-helix domain-containing protein has translation MASLNVGNLGEYLREQRRQAQLSLRQLAEQAGVSNPYLSQIERGLRKPSADILQQLAKALRISAETLYVQAGILDERDPDEVETRAVILADPSINERQKQVLLQIYESFRKENALDAPADEMPSKTN, from the coding sequence ATGGCATCGCTCAACGTCGGAAATCTCGGCGAGTACCTCCGTGAGCAGCGTCGGCAGGCCCAGCTCTCGCTGCGCCAGCTGGCCGAGCAGGCGGGGGTGTCGAATCCGTACCTGAGCCAGATCGAGCGCGGGCTGCGCAAGCCGAGCGCGGACATCCTGCAGCAGCTGGCCAAGGCGCTGCGGATCTCCGCGGAGACGCTGTACGTGCAGGCCGGGATCCTGGACGAACGGGACCCGGACGAGGTGGAGACGCGGGCCGTCATACTCGCCGACCCGTCCATCAACGAGCGGCAGAAGCAGGTGCTGCTCCAGATCTACGAGTCGTTCCGCAAGGAGAACGCGCTCGATGCGCCCGCCGACGAGATGCCGTCGAAGACGAACTGA
- a CDS encoding GNAT family N-acetyltransferase, with product MSADVRPIAESELPDWVRAVHTGFLTVARVTDSDIAQRAKYSDFSRMQGAFDPDSGRCVAALRSFPQELTVPGGAAVPATAISSVGVLPTHRRQGLLTRMMAAEFAAAAARGDALATLIAAEYPIYGRYGFGPATSLVEWEIDVPRTGLDRRLSAPVDGGRIELVDVEDVRRVGPGLHERLRAVTPGVVNRDERWWSLATGLEEWSYRPYKGKFHAVYRTAEGEVTGLAVYTADDHWADAKVPQNTVQVVDLLAVTPQAERALWQFLCSIDWVQKVRTGYRAPDDLVPQLLPDPRSARVVSAADFLWVRVLDVVRALGARTYEVPGALVLEVTDEAGPAAGRYRLDAGAGTCARTEEAADLRLDAGALGSLYLGDTSVARLAALGRVGEERPGAVALADAVFRTARRPWCPDVF from the coding sequence ATGAGTGCTGACGTCCGGCCGATCGCCGAATCCGAACTCCCCGATTGGGTGCGCGCGGTGCACACCGGCTTCCTCACCGTGGCCCGGGTCACCGACTCCGACATCGCCCAGAGGGCCAAGTACAGCGACTTCTCCCGCATGCAGGGAGCGTTCGACCCCGACAGCGGCCGGTGCGTGGCCGCGCTGCGTTCGTTCCCGCAGGAGCTGACCGTGCCGGGCGGGGCGGCCGTCCCCGCCACCGCGATCTCCAGTGTGGGCGTGCTGCCCACCCATCGCCGCCAGGGTCTGCTGACGCGGATGATGGCCGCCGAGTTCGCCGCGGCCGCGGCGCGCGGCGATGCGCTGGCGACGCTGATCGCCGCCGAGTACCCGATCTACGGGCGGTACGGGTTCGGGCCCGCCACCTCGCTCGTGGAGTGGGAGATCGACGTACCGCGCACCGGGCTGGACCGGAGGCTGTCGGCGCCCGTGGACGGCGGGCGGATCGAGCTGGTGGACGTCGAGGACGTGCGTCGGGTGGGGCCCGGGCTGCACGAGCGGCTGCGGGCGGTCACACCCGGGGTCGTGAACCGGGACGAGCGCTGGTGGAGCCTGGCGACCGGTCTGGAGGAGTGGTCCTACCGCCCCTACAAGGGGAAGTTCCACGCCGTGTACCGGACGGCGGAGGGGGAAGTGACCGGTCTCGCCGTCTACACCGCCGACGACCACTGGGCGGACGCGAAGGTGCCGCAGAACACCGTGCAGGTCGTGGACCTGCTGGCGGTCACCCCGCAGGCGGAGCGGGCGCTGTGGCAGTTCCTGTGTTCCATCGACTGGGTGCAGAAGGTCCGCACCGGCTACCGGGCCCCCGACGACCTCGTCCCGCAGCTGCTGCCCGACCCGCGTTCGGCGCGGGTGGTCTCCGCTGCGGACTTCCTGTGGGTGCGGGTGCTGGACGTCGTACGGGCGCTGGGCGCGCGGACCTACGAGGTGCCCGGGGCGCTCGTCCTGGAGGTCACGGACGAGGCGGGGCCGGCGGCGGGCCGCTACCGGCTGGACGCGGGTGCCGGCACCTGCGCGCGGACGGAGGAGGCGGCGGACCTGCGGCTGGACGCGGGCGCGCTGGGCTCCCTGTACCTGGGGGACACCTCGGTGGCGCGGCTGGCGGCGCTGGGCCGGGTGGGCGAGGAGCGGCCGGGCGCGGTGGCGCTGGCCGACGCGGTGTTCCGTACCGCGCGCCGCCCGTGGTGCCCGGACGTCTTCTGA
- a CDS encoding C40 family peptidase produces the protein MAILTAPGLATGLAHAAPVAPAAPAAPAAPLPEPGAKSLEQVRKEIEELYRQAGTATDAYNLAEAETKAQSDKIVEIANLIVAGKEKISTLKNRAGAAARAQYRSGGLPPGARLALSDDPNEFLDGAGRLRQGEKATSGLISELDRTQQDLVDYAQEANERWATLEANRVKQEGAKKQIEEKIKAAEGLESKLEAEEKAKLIQLEHEAQYRAQTAWLSTGAMKDVKGSATDAGKRAVQFATAQIGKPYRWGATGPGSFDCSGLTSQAWLAAGRGIPRTSQEQLRLLPKVALKDMRPGDLIIYFDDATHVGMYVGDGAMVHAPRPGRDVTMAGAGSMPIKAVVRPDA, from the coding sequence ATGGCGATACTGACGGCGCCGGGCCTCGCGACGGGCCTGGCCCACGCGGCACCGGTGGCACCGGCCGCGCCCGCCGCTCCGGCGGCTCCGCTGCCCGAGCCGGGCGCGAAGTCCCTGGAGCAGGTCCGCAAGGAGATCGAGGAGCTGTACCGGCAGGCGGGCACCGCCACGGACGCCTACAACCTCGCCGAGGCCGAGACCAAGGCCCAGTCGGACAAGATCGTCGAGATTGCCAATCTCATCGTCGCCGGCAAGGAGAAGATCTCCACCCTGAAGAACCGGGCCGGCGCCGCCGCTCGCGCCCAGTACCGCTCGGGCGGCTTGCCGCCGGGCGCGCGGCTGGCCCTGAGCGACGACCCGAACGAGTTCCTCGACGGGGCCGGCCGGCTGCGGCAGGGCGAGAAGGCCACCTCGGGCCTGATCTCCGAACTGGACCGCACCCAGCAGGACTTGGTGGACTACGCCCAGGAGGCGAACGAGCGCTGGGCCACCCTGGAGGCCAACCGGGTCAAGCAGGAGGGCGCCAAGAAGCAGATCGAGGAGAAGATCAAGGCTGCGGAGGGGCTGGAGAGCAAGCTGGAGGCCGAGGAGAAGGCCAAGCTGATCCAGCTGGAGCACGAAGCCCAGTACAGGGCGCAGACGGCGTGGCTGTCGACGGGCGCGATGAAGGACGTCAAGGGCTCGGCGACCGACGCGGGCAAGCGGGCCGTGCAGTTCGCCACCGCCCAGATCGGCAAGCCGTACCGCTGGGGCGCGACGGGTCCGGGCTCGTTCGACTGCTCCGGCCTGACCTCCCAGGCCTGGCTGGCGGCCGGCCGGGGCATCCCGCGCACCTCGCAGGAGCAGCTGCGGCTGCTGCCGAAGGTCGCGCTGAAGGACATGCGCCCGGGCGATCTGATCATCTACTTCGACGACGCGACCCACGTCGGCATGTACGTCGGCGACGGCGCGATGGTCCACGCCCCGCGGCCCGGCCGGGACGTGACGATGGCGGGCGCGGGCTCGATGCCGATCAAGGCAGTGGTCCGCCCCGACGCGTAA
- the dtd gene encoding D-aminoacyl-tRNA deacylase — translation MRAVVQRVDGASVVVDGETVGEIVGEGLCVLVGVTHDDTPEKAAVLARKLWSVRILEGEKSCSDNGAPLLVISQFTLYGDARKGRRPTWNAAAPGPVAEPLVDEIVAQLRALGATVETGRFGADMRVSLTNHGPFTIVIDV, via the coding sequence ATGCGAGCAGTGGTGCAGAGGGTCGACGGCGCGAGCGTCGTCGTGGACGGCGAGACCGTGGGCGAGATCGTCGGCGAGGGGCTGTGCGTGCTGGTGGGGGTGACCCACGACGACACCCCGGAGAAGGCGGCGGTGCTGGCGCGCAAGCTGTGGTCCGTACGGATCCTGGAGGGCGAGAAGTCCTGCAGCGACAACGGCGCCCCGCTGCTGGTCATCTCCCAGTTCACGCTCTACGGCGACGCCCGCAAGGGCCGCCGGCCCACCTGGAACGCGGCCGCTCCCGGCCCGGTGGCCGAACCGCTGGTCGACGAGATCGTGGCGCAGCTGCGCGCGCTCGGCGCGACGGTGGAGACGGGCCGGTTCGGCGCGGACATGAGGGTCTCGCTCACCAATCACGGCCCGTTCACCATCGTCATCGACGTCTAG
- the ygfZ gene encoding CAF17-like 4Fe-4S cluster assembly/insertion protein YgfZ, translating to MTSSPLLHLPGAVPAEGRDEGVAAHYGELYGEQRALAEGRGFVDLSHRGVVTVTGPERLSWLHLLLTQHLTELPAGQATEALILSANGHIEHALYLVDDGETTWAHVEPGTQGDLIAYLESMKFFYRVEVTDRTEEFAVVHLPAGSIAEVAKEHVVRETAHGRDVFLPRAELEAFAAGHGPAAGLLAYEALRVEAHRPRLGLETDHRTIPHELGWIGTAVHLQKGCYRGQETVARVHNLGKPPRRLVFLHLDGSEVLLPAHGTPLRLAADGEEGRQLGFVTTAVRHHELGPIALALVKRNVPVDAPLLAGKTAAAQEIVVAP from the coding sequence ATGACCAGCAGCCCCTTGCTCCATCTCCCCGGCGCCGTACCGGCCGAAGGCCGTGACGAGGGCGTCGCCGCCCACTACGGCGAGCTGTACGGCGAACAGCGCGCCCTCGCGGAAGGGCGCGGCTTCGTCGACCTCTCGCACCGCGGAGTCGTCACCGTCACCGGGCCGGAGCGCCTGAGCTGGCTGCACCTGCTGCTCACCCAGCACCTCACCGAGCTGCCCGCCGGGCAGGCCACCGAGGCGCTGATCCTTTCCGCGAACGGCCACATCGAGCACGCGCTGTACCTCGTGGACGACGGCGAGACCACGTGGGCGCACGTGGAGCCGGGCACCCAGGGCGACCTGATCGCCTACCTGGAGTCCATGAAGTTCTTCTACCGCGTCGAAGTCACGGACCGCACCGAGGAGTTCGCGGTCGTGCACCTGCCGGCCGGCTCCATCGCCGAGGTCGCCAAGGAGCACGTCGTACGGGAGACCGCGCACGGCCGTGACGTCTTCCTGCCCCGCGCCGAACTGGAGGCCTTCGCGGCCGGGCACGGCCCCGCCGCCGGACTCCTCGCGTACGAGGCACTGCGCGTCGAGGCGCACCGGCCGCGGCTCGGCCTGGAGACCGACCACCGCACCATTCCGCACGAGCTGGGCTGGATCGGCACCGCCGTGCACCTGCAGAAGGGCTGCTACCGCGGCCAGGAGACGGTGGCCCGCGTCCACAACCTGGGGAAGCCCCCGCGCCGTCTGGTCTTCCTGCACCTGGACGGCTCGGAGGTGCTGCTCCCGGCGCACGGCACCCCGCTGCGGCTCGCCGCGGACGGGGAGGAGGGCCGCCAGCTGGGCTTCGTGACCACCGCCGTCCGCCACCACGAGCTGGGCCCGATCGCGCTCGCCCTGGTCAAGCGCAACGTGCCGGTCGACGCGCCGCTGCTGGCCGGGAAGACGGCCGCCGCGCAGGAGATCGTCGTAGCCCCGTAG
- a CDS encoding putative protein N(5)-glutamine methyltransferase — translation MTSLVESLRAAGCVFAEEEAELLTGAATGADHLAELLARRVGGEPLEHVVGWAEFCGLRMEVGAGAFVPRRRTEFLVQEAVALASPGPVVLDLCCGVGALGAAVAAQLTGGVELHAADIDPAALVYARRNVAAYGGRVWEGDLYAALPSSLRGRVDVLVVNAPYVPTEEIGLMPSEAREHEPLVSLDGGADGLDVHRRVAAGALPWLAPGGHLLIETSARQSPSTASALASAGLTVRAVTSQELYATVVIGRA, via the coding sequence GTGACATCACTTGTGGAATCCCTGCGCGCGGCGGGCTGCGTGTTCGCGGAGGAGGAGGCCGAGCTCCTGACCGGGGCCGCCACCGGCGCGGACCACCTGGCGGAGCTGCTGGCCCGCCGGGTGGGCGGCGAACCGCTGGAACACGTCGTCGGCTGGGCGGAGTTCTGCGGGCTGCGCATGGAGGTCGGCGCGGGGGCCTTCGTACCGCGCCGGCGCACCGAGTTCCTGGTGCAGGAGGCGGTGGCGCTGGCCTCGCCCGGCCCGGTGGTGCTGGACCTGTGCTGCGGGGTCGGGGCCCTGGGCGCGGCGGTGGCCGCGCAGCTGACGGGCGGCGTGGAGCTGCACGCGGCGGACATCGACCCGGCGGCGCTGGTGTACGCGCGGCGCAACGTGGCCGCGTACGGCGGCCGGGTGTGGGAGGGCGACCTGTACGCCGCGCTCCCGTCGTCGCTGCGCGGCCGGGTGGACGTGCTGGTGGTCAACGCCCCGTACGTGCCGACGGAGGAGATCGGCCTGATGCCGTCGGAGGCGCGGGAGCACGAGCCGCTGGTCTCGCTGGACGGCGGGGCCGACGGTCTGGACGTCCACCGCCGGGTGGCGGCGGGCGCCCTGCCCTGGCTGGCTCCGGGGGGGCACCTGCTGATCGAGACGAGCGCCCGCCAGTCCCCGTCGACGGCCTCGGCCCTGGCCTCGGCGGGTCTGACGGTCCGGGCGGTCACGTCGCAGGAGCTGTACGCGACGGTGGTGATCGGCCGCGCCTGA